Genomic DNA from Tachyglossus aculeatus isolate mTacAcu1 chromosome 10, mTacAcu1.pri, whole genome shotgun sequence:
GGTACTGGtgtggactggaatagggagaatTTGGATCTGGGGGTACTGGtgtggactggaatagggagaatTTGGATCTGGGGGTAGTGGAGTAGacaggaatggagagagagagagaatgtgtatgtgtgcctctttctctccccggGGGTGCTGCAGGGGACCAGAATGGAGCTTGTGCATGAAggagatcaatcattcattcagtcgtatttattgagcgcttactctgtgcacagcgcttggaaagtacaattcggcaatagatagagacaaccAGCAAAGAGGGGTGCCAGTATGGGCACGGGGACCGGGGTTTATATTTGTAGGAAAAGCGGGTGCGTCACATAATCAGAAGAGGTTAGGGGTGGTGtctagcggaggaggaggagtcctAGTATGTAGTAAGCTCCTTATTGCGTGtgggtgggaattaggcatggcCCCGGGGGGTCCGGATCTCAGAGGGAGGGGTTGGTCCAGGGTGGCGGTAGAACAGGGTggtagagaagaggggagggaatgtaGGGAGTGTTAACTGGAGTGTGTCTGAGAAGGGTGCACTGCTGAGCGTCTAGTATAGATGATCTTGCCTGGTCTCTGGTCGACTGTAATTGTAATCGTCGTGCCCTAAGACTTACAACGGGCCAGGCACTTGGGGAACAGACAAGATAattgtttatcgagcgcttattacgtgcgcagcactgcactgagcgcttgggagagcacaaaagaatcggcagacacgttccctgccggtaacgagcttgcggtctagacggggagacggcaGTGTGAATAAATAATCGGGTCAGAACACCGGCCCCGCCCCACAGCGTATagacgagggagaacaggtaacgcGTAGCGAATCCACCTctgacggatgaggaaaccgaggcccggaatgGTTAAGTGACCCGCCCGGAGTCACCCAAGCAGGCACAactccaaggcccacgctctttccacaggccgagCGGCTTCAACAGTCGGGGTGAGGTTTGGCGATGTCAGTGACGATAACAGGTGTatccgttgagcgcttactacgcgccgggcactggtctaagagatgagataatcgggtcggacacgttccctgcccctcacgGGGTTCACggaattaatccccgttttacagatgaggtgactgaggcccaggagaagtgaagcgactcgccccgggtcgcccagcaggcaagcggcggagccgggattagaacccacgaccttccgactcccaggcccgagccccgTCCGCCGGGCCGGGCTGCTCCTCCTCAGGGGTCGGTAGCGGTCAGGGGGTGCCCGGGGGCTGCGGCGGGAGGCGTCTGCTGGGGCGAGGcgaggcggaggggaggggtcGGCGGGACGGGGAGGGTCTCCTTCCGCCCCCCCTGAcccggtcccccccccccaccgtgtccCCCCGAAGCACCCCCCAGAAGGGCTGCACGGCCTCGATCGTCCTGAAGATGAGCCCCCGGCGGGACCGCCTCGTTGTGACCGAGTGCCGGCTGGCTCACAACCACGCCCTGTGCCCCATCGAGTTCGCCTACTACTTCCGCAAGGGCTACCTCCTGGCCAACTCCTGCCTGCCGGTCCGCACCACCAACAAGATCTCCAAGCAGTTCGTGGCCCCGGCCGACGTCCGCCGCCTCCTCTCCTACTGCAAGAGCCGGGCCCACGGGGTCCTCGACGCCCTGCGGGTGCTGGAGTGGCTCTTCGCCGGGGACCCCGGGGCCAAGGTGAAGCTGGTGTTCGTGGAGGACCAGGTGATCGTGAAGACGGTCTTCTTCCTGACGTCGGCCATGATGGCCCTGCTGCGGCGGTACCCGCTCATGCTCTTCTTCGACCGCATGCTGGGCCTGAACGAGGAGCTGGACCTGTACACCGTCCTGTGCGTGGACGGCACCGGGCGCGGGCGCGAGGTGGCCTGCTGCCTGACCCGCAAGGCCACCCCGGACCTGCTGCGCTTCACCCTGGCCTCGCTGGTGCAGAGCGTGCCGGAGGTCAAGCCCCGAGTCCGCTGCGTCACGGTCGGCGTCGAGGTCGGCCCCCAGCTGGATGCCGTCCGCGAGCTGCTGCCCAACGCCCGCGTCCAGATCTGCCGGGCCCAGGTCCTGGAGACGCTGTTCAGCAAGGCCCAGGAGCTGGGGGCCGGCGAGGACGGGCGGCTCTGGCCGCTGCTGTGCCGCCTGGCgggggccccctccccggccgccTACGGCCGGGCCCGCCGGGAGCTGGGGGCCTCCTGCCCCGCCGCCTTCGTCAGCTACTTCGAGCGGCGCTGGCAGCCGCGCTGCCAGATGTGGGCCCGGTTCTGGGCCTTCGAGACGGCGCGCAACGTCAACGCCTGCGAGCTGGTCGGCCAGcaccgccgccgcctcctggctggcCTCAGCCCTTCCCCCACCGTGGCCCAGTGCATCCTGGACCTGGTGGCCCtgcagcgggaggagggggacgacgacgacgaggacgaggaggacgacgacgacgaggaggaggaggaggaggaccccgGCGGGGGCCGGACGGAGAGGGCCGGATGGGAAACGGCACCTCCTCCGGAGGGGGAGGCGGAACCGTCGCCCGGACGAGACCCGGAGGTTTCTGGGTGGGAGTCGGGGGCGTCCAGACCGGAGCCCGGGGACCCGCGGGCACCTCCACAGGGGTCTAGACGGGGGGCCGGGTTGGCACCCGGCCGGGAGACGGACCCTTCCCCGGGGGAGACGGAGACGTCCGGGTGGGAAACGGGCCCGGAGCTGCCGTCCCCtagatggggatggggggctcCGGGGGCCTCCGGGCGGGAGGCCGGGGGGGTCGGGCGGGGCGACGGCGGAGGGCGAGGGGCCGGAGGTGGCGTGGTTCCGGGCGGCCtgcggggcggagggggcggggctggtgGCGGAGGAGCTGGGCTTCGCCCGGCAGCACGGGGCGCGGGGGTTCcgggcggcggcgggcggcgggtaCGCGCTGCGGGACGGGGCCTCGGAGTTCCGGCTGGACGGAGCTCTGACGCGCTGCTCCTGCTCCATCCACGCCACCCGCCACCTGCCCTGCCGCCACCTCTTCGCCGCCCGCATCCTCACGGGAGCCGCCCTCGTGGACGTGGCGCTGCTCAGGGACAGCTGGGCCGGGGCGGACGGACCCTGAGGGGGCCCCGGCTCCGCggcccccccgccttccctcggccctggggggggtggggttgCCCGGACCTTTCCGGGTGTCCGACGGACCGAGCCGGGACGCCTGGGTGATCgtcctagagaagcggcgtggctcagcggaaagagcccgggcttgggagtcagaggtcgcgggttctaatcccggctccgccgcttgtcggccgtgtgactccgggcaggtcacttcgcttctctgggcctcggttccctcgtctgtcagatggggatgaagcctgggagccccccgtgggacaacccgatcaccttgtattccccccggtgcttagaacagtgcttggcacgcagtaagcgcttaacaaacgccgtcatcatcatcgtctccTCGGGGCGAGGATGACCCATCCTTGGCTTTGGGGAGCGGTCATGGGGCACTGGCTGGGAAGCGTACATCCCTGAGGTGGAGTCCGGGGCACTCGGGGACCCGTGGCTCTCTGCTTGGCACGGGAGAAACCACCGGGCCCCCAGAATTCCCGGGTCCTCGGCACGACGGCCGGGGACCGTGGTTCCCGCCTGGGCCCGTTCGGGGAGGGAGGATGCCTGGGTCTCCGGCCGCCGGTCGGGACCTCCGAAAGGCGGAAGGGCAACgagcaggagaaaaggaagacCAGAGTGGGGTAGGGGGGGAGCCGGGCACCCGAAACCTCGGTCCGTCCGTCCCGGTCTCGATTCCCTTCGCCAACGCTGGAGAACCTGCTGGggcgggacgggggagggggaatggccgaggaggaggaggagaaaaggagtccGGGAAATTGAGTTGGCGAAGGGCCGAGGGGAACCCCGGCATCCGGGCCCTTGGCGGTGACGGGGGGTTACCCCCCTCAGCTTATCTGGAAGTGTCGCGAGTGACCACGGCAAATAAAAACGTTTTATTTTCGTTTCCACGTGGCCGTGGGCCCAGGCTCAGTTGTACTCCTGTCAGGGAGGGGGCCGTGGGGTGGGGTGGCCCGGGTCCCCGAGGTGAacagcgggaggatggggagaagaggtcgGACCCTGGAATCCCTGAaccgggagaggggctggggccggggcgtGGTGAGCGGGGGACCCCCGTGTCGGAGAGGGGGGAAGTGGCTAACTGGGAGATCAGATGCCTGGATCTCCGAGGAATGGGgtcggagggtggggggaaacccTGAAGAAGCTGTGAGCGTCCAGGTGGCGAAATAAGCCGTAAGATCTGGCAGGTGAGGGGCTAAAGGATTTCAGCTTTCTTCATAATCCTGAATTCTGAGGCCAAACGCTCGCCAGAGCTCGCGCAAACCTGAgcagccagaagcagcgtggtctcgtGGAAAGCACgtgggctcggaagtcagaggacccgagttctaacagcagttctgtcactcgtctgctgggtggcctcgggtaagtcacatagcttctctgtgcctcagttacctcatctcgtaaaatggggattaccactgtgaacccagtgtgggacggaCCGTTTTCAACCtgatgtttctaccccagcaccagcgcttagtgcagtgcctgacacataccaaACACTAaacatgccatttaaaaaaaaggaaagcctGCCCCTTGCCCCAGCTCCTGTTTATTAGGAGTCTCTCCTGAGGGATCTCTAGGAGAGGTACTGCTCGTGGCTTCTCCCTTCGGATGAAATCTAGACTTCTCTGAAGTCTACCttccattcttcattcattcaatcgtatttattgagcgcttactgtgtgcagagcaccgtactaagcgcttgggaagtacaagttggcaacatctagagacggtccctacccaacaacaggctcacagtctagaagggggagacagacaacaaaacaaaacatgtggacaggtgttgtcaGAACTAAAAAAGtaaaatgcacataattaacaaataaatagaatgctaaatgtgtacaagtaaaatagagtaataaatctgcacaagcatatacacaggtgctgtggcacgggaggggaaggaggagaggaaaaagggggctcagtcggggtttttttgatggcatttattaagcacttactatgtgcgaagcactgttctaagcactggggaggttacaagctgatcaggtcccacagggggctcacagtcttaatccccattttccagatgaggtaactgaggcccagagaagtgaagtgatttgcccagagtcacacagctgataattggtggagccgggattctcaGCTGTGTCGTTTAATGTGCCTTCTTGGGAagtcagtcaagtgtatttattgagcgcttactatttgcagagtccCGTACTACGCGCCtggttgagtacaatacaacgataagcaCACATTCCCAgtctacagcaagcttacagaaggtggacattagtataaatgaataaattgaactGCCCATTTGTTGAACTCAGTTTCTCCTGGAGGTTTACAATTTGATTGGGCTgctgtggtggggtgggagggaaaaccAGACCCCGAAGTAACACTGggtcgtgactcagtggaaagaacccgggtttgggagtcagaggtcgtgggttctaattccacctacaccacttgtcagctgcgtgactgggtaaatcactcaacttctctgggcctcagttgcctcacctgtaaaatggggattaagactgtgagccccatgtgggacaatctgattacctcatatctaccccagcgcttacaacagagaagcagcgtggctcagtgggcagagcgtgggctttggagtcagaggtcatgggttcaaatcctcatcaggcaaaaactcctccccctgggcttcaaggctgtccatccatcccctcgccccctcctacctcacctcccttctctccttctccggcccagcccgcaccctcctctcctctgccgctaatctcctcaccgttaggcctcgttctcccctgtcccgccatcgacccccggcccatgtccttccctgggcctggaatggcctccctctgcccatccgccaagctagctctcttcctcccttcaaggccctactgagagctcacctcctccaggaggccttcccacactcagccccctccttcctctccccccctcatcctcccgccctacctccttcccctccccacagcacctgtgtatatgtttgtacagatttattactctattttacttgtacatatttactattctatttattttattttgttaatatgttttgttttgttgtctgtctcccccttctagactgtgagtccgctgttgggtagggaccgtctctatatgttgctgacttgtacttcccaagcacttagtacagtactctgcacacagtaagtgctcaataaatactactgaatgaacttgtacttcccaagcacttagtaccgtgctctgcacacagtaagcgctcaataaatacgattgaatgaatgaatgaatgaacttgtacttcccaagcgcttagtccagtgctctttacacagcaagcgctcaataaatacaattgagtgaatgaatgaacttgtacttcccaagcgcttagtccagtgctctgcacacagtaagcgctcaataaatacgacaatgaatgaatgaacttgtacttcccaagcgcttagtccagtgctctgcacacagtaagcgctcaataaatacgattgaatgaatgaatgaatttgtacttcccaagcgcttagtccagtgctctgcacacagtaagcgctcaataaatacgattgaatgaatgaccacctcaACGACGCGGGCCTCGCCCGTGAGGCGACGACGGGGGGGGGGACTACAACCCCCATGAGCCCGCGCGCGGCCGAGGCCGGCGGCTATTGGCCAGCGGCGGCCGGAAGTGACGTCGGCCGCGCTCTTTTTCCCTTGACTCCTGGGGCCGGGCGGCAGCGCGAATCTGGTGGCGCGAGCCGCGGGgagagcgctgggggagacgcggCGTTCGGCGGCGCGAGGCAGgtcaggctggggggggggggggcgcgcgcggagGAGGGGCAGTGCGCCTGCGCGGTGTGCGCGCGGCGCGGGGGGGGGCGCCAAGCGTTGGGAGGGAACGGtcgttgggggggggagggcgggaggcgCACGCGCGGGGGAGGGGCAGTGCGCCTGCGCGTTGTGCGCGCGGCGCTGGGGGGGAACggtcgttgggggggggggaggggcgggaaaaAATGGCGGGAAAACTGCTCCCCTCACAGACCGtcagaggagggacggggcgggaTGGACGACAGCGTGGACTCCACCTCAGGCCCAACCTGCGAGGCCAGCGGCcgggggagggataataataataattacttattatattgtatattaaaTTTATATTAAATAATCGTTtatgattatttaataataatcatcatcatcaatcgtatttattgagcgcttactatgtgcagagcactggactaagcgcttgggaagtacaaattggcaacatctagagacagtccctacccaacagtgggctcacagtctaaaagggggagacagagaacaaaaccagactaacaaaataaaataaatagaatagatatgtacaagtaaaataaatagagtaataaatctgtacaaacatatatacaggtgctgtggggaagggaaggaggtaagatgggggatggagagggggacgagggggagaggaaggaaggggctattggtggcatttgttaagcgcttaccctgttctaagcgctgagggagatccaaggtgatgacgttgtcaatcaatcagtcgtatttattgagcgcttactgtgtgcagagcactggactgagcgcttgggaagtacaagttggtaagtgtcccacgtggggctctcagttttcacccccattttatagatgagggaactgaggcccacagaataataacgatggcgtttgttaagcgcttactcagcgccaagcactgttctaagcgccacgggagatccaaggtgatcaggttgtcccacggggggctcacagtcttcatccccatttgacagatgagggaactgaggcccagagaataataaatagtaatgatagaatttgttaagcacttattatgtgccaagcactgttcttagcgcagagggagatccaaggtgatcgggtaggttgtcccacggcgggctcacagttttcatccccatttgacagatgaggaaactgaggcccagagaataataaataataatgatggcatttgttaagcgcttactatgtgccaagcactgtactaagcactgggggagatccaaggtcatcaggttgtcccacggggggctcccagtcttcatccccatttgacagatcaatcaatcgtatttattgagcgcttactgtgtgcagagcactgtactgagcgcttgggaagtacaagttggcaacatatagagacagtccctacccaatagtgggctcacagtctaaaagggggagacagagaacaaaaccaaacataccaacaaaataaaataaatagaatagatatgtataagtaaaataaataaataaatagagtaataaatatgtacaaacatatatacatatatacaggtgctgtggggaagggaaggaggtaagatggggggatggagagggggacgagggggagaggaaggaaggggctcagtgtgggaaggcctccgggaggaggtgagctctcagtagggccttgaagggaggaagagagctagcttggcggatgggcagagggagggaactgaggcccagagaataataaatagtaatgatggcatttgttaagcgcttgctatgtgccaagcactgttcttagcgctgagggagatccaaggtgatcaggtacattgtcccacggggggctcacagtcttcgtccccatttgacagatgaggaaactgaggcccagagaataataaatagtaatgatggcatttgttaagcgcttactatgtgccaatcacttgttctaagcgctgagggagatccaagatgatcaggttgtcccacgtggggctcacagttttcatccgcattttatagatgagggaactgaggcccagagaataataaatagtaatgatggcatttgttaagcgcttactatgtgccaagcactgttctaaccgctgagggagatccaaggtgatcaggttgtcccacgtggggctcacagttttcaaccccattttatagatgagggaactgaggcccaaagaataataaatagcgatggtggcatttgttaagcacttactacgtgccaagcacttgttctaagcgctgaggaagatccaaggtgaccaggttgtcccacgtggggctcagtcttcatccccattttacagatgaggtaactgaggcacagagaagtgaagtgacttgcccaaagtcacacagctgacaaggggcggagccgggattagaacccacgacctccgactcccaagaccgggctctttccactgagccacgctgcttctcatcatggtgtttgttaagcgctgactgtgtgccaagcactgttctggccaGCCCACCCGGGCAGCCTCGGTTGGCCCCGAGGTGGAGGGCCGGCCTGGGTTGACCTTCAGTCTCAGACTGAAGGGGAGGGAAACAGGCCCCAAGACAACCCTCAGGgtcacgtgatgatgatgatggtatctgttaagcacttactatgtgccaagcactgttctaaacgctgggatagatataaggtaatcaggttggcccacgtggggctcaccgtcttaatccccattttgcagatgagggaactgactttggagagaagtgaagtgacttgcccaaagtcacccagctgacaagtggcagatttgtaCACATTCGTacaatttgtacatttttattactcatttattttacttgtacatatctattctatttattttattttgttagtatgtttggttttgttctccgtctcccccttttagactgtgagcccactgttgggtagggactgtctctatatgttgccaacttggacttcccaagcgcttagtccagtgctctgcacacagtaagcgctcaataaatacgattgattgattggcggagccggaattcgaacccatgacctctgactcccaagcccgggctctttccactgagccacgctgctcccccaagAGTAGCcatgcctattggaaagagcaagggcccgggagttgggacgtcccggattctaatccctgggTTGCTGGGTGGCAACacgctctctgggcctcagtttcctcatctgcaaaatgggggtccctcttctccctcattcattcattcaatcggatttattgagcgcttactggggacagagcgctgcactaagtgcttggaaagtacaattcagcaacagagagagacagtccctgcccacgacggggtCAAAGTGGAGAAGCGGGGAGGCAGCCTTCAAAGCAAGACATCAACAGCGTCAATaacaacaaataaaattatagatatgtacacattattaatataattaaatagagttGTAAATGTGTAaatatatgcacacaagtgctgtgggggccaggagggagtcgggggcgatggggagggggagcagaggtaaaggggagatagggactatgtctaccccagtgcttagcccaatgcttggcatttagtaagcacttaaccagtaccacagtaATTACTACCCCAACGAGCACGGCCTGAACAGGAGTAATTAGCAACTAATGGTTAGCAACAGGTAAACCTGATTTTCATTCTCCCCCATGGTCTTttaccttttatcatcatcatcaatcgtatttattgagcgcttactgtgtgcagagcactgtactttgtgcagtgtgtactttgtgtgcagagcacagaacagtgctttgcacgtagtaagcgcttaacaaatgccaattattattattactattactaagcgcttgggaagtacaaattggcaacatatagaggcagtccctacccaacagtgggctcacagtctagaagggggagacaaaaccaaacatactacaaaataaaatagaagagatatgtacaagtaaaataaataaatagagtaataaatatgtacaaacatatatacatatatacaggtgctgtggggaagggaaggaggtaagatggggggggatggagagggggacgaggggggagaggaaggaaggggctcagtctgtttatCAATCCAGTTTATCAATCCATGGATGTTTAAGGAGCTCTTCCGTGATACGCGCTACTGTCTTGAAATCATCTCGCGTCTGCCCAGTTAGGTGGGATTTTTTTGTTGctgtggtttttttaatggcatctgttaagcgcttactatgagccaggcactctactaagcgctgcggtagatgtaagattgtcaggttggacacagtccctgtcccacatgagacttacagttttaatccccattctacaattgagagaactgaggcacagagaagtaaagcgacttgcctgtggtcacacggcaagcacttgacccggaaagagcccgggctttggagttagaggtcataggttcaaatcctggctccgccacgtctgctgtgtgacattgggcaagtcacttaacttctctgaatctgttaccttatctgtaaaatggggatgaagactgtgagccccacgtgggacaacctgatcaccttgtatcccctcagcgcttaggacagtgctttgcacatagtaagcgcttaacaaatgccaccattcttattattacttggcagggtcaggattagaacccaggtcctcttactccacaCCTGCACTTTtcctactaggccgtgctgcttcttactaCTTCTTAGTTGCATgctttagcccgttgttgggtagggaccgtctctctatgttgccaacttgtacttcccaagcgcttagtacagtgctctgcatgcagtaagcgctcaataaatacgattgaatgaatgaatgaaatgctttttccccccccaccctcaaatACGTGCTGGGTTCTGATGACTTGCGGGTATTGATTTTTCTCTCCCGCTGACCCCAAAATGTAGGTTGCAGGGGTTG
This window encodes:
- the ZSWIM9 gene encoding uncharacterized protein ZSWIM9; this translates as MHGGGRVGVGAEPRGTVGKRGKERGACMEERELQEREFFSWEEFSGFFDAWCEQRKVLFFVKNSVPLAKCKWASGPPLPSVVDALKYSSVRLVCKDVRGPGKADGGTPQKGCTASIVLKMSPRRDRLVVTECRLAHNHALCPIEFAYYFRKGYLLANSCLPVRTTNKISKQFVAPADVRRLLSYCKSRAHGVLDALRVLEWLFAGDPGAKVKLVFVEDQVIVKTVFFLTSAMMALLRRYPLMLFFDRMLGLNEELDLYTVLCVDGTGRGREVACCLTRKATPDLLRFTLASLVQSVPEVKPRVRCVTVGVEVGPQLDAVRELLPNARVQICRAQVLETLFSKAQELGAGEDGRLWPLLCRLAGAPSPAAYGRARRELGASCPAAFVSYFERRWQPRCQMWARFWAFETARNVNACELVGQHRRRLLAGLSPSPTVAQCILDLVALQREEGDDDDEDEEDDDDEEEEEEDPGGGRTERAGWETAPPPEGEAEPSPGRDPEVSGWESGASRPEPGDPRAPPQGSRRGAGLAPGRETDPSPGETETSGWETGPELPPGGSGGATAEGEGPEVAWFRAACGAEGAGLVAEELGFARQHGARGFRAAAGGGYALRDGASEFRLDGALTRCSCSIHATRHLPCRHLFAARILTGAALVDVALLRDSWAGADGP